A genomic region of Nymphaea colorata isolate Beijing-Zhang1983 chromosome 2, ASM883128v2, whole genome shotgun sequence contains the following coding sequences:
- the LOC116246918 gene encoding LOW QUALITY PROTEIN: DExH-box ATP-dependent RNA helicase DExH3 (The sequence of the model RefSeq protein was modified relative to this genomic sequence to represent the inferred CDS: inserted 1 base in 1 codon) → MRFPYQCYRHYHWSRNRFSLVDLLVHYPHHFSFPPPPPSSNMRDYPLRQDAHSSYAAPAVPRLRSVITAPTFSSSSSSSASIPARSWDFDSKGRDSYLIPSNPTFPSLHPSSSYGRLAFEEGSEEDSDREPDFNKDSSSTLENIDDWKWKLNMLIRNHDEQEVVSRDRKDRRDYDQIAALANRMGLHSRQYSRIVVVSKFPLPNYRPDLDDKRPQREVIIPTILQRKVDNLLDNFFAQKPRSLLGLPDAAVPNSNGHISPDGSDDGLFDESESQMPTSAILEKILRRRSLQLHEQQQAWQESPEGQKMLQFRRSLPAYKERDTLLKAIMQNQVIIVSGETGCGKTTQLPQYILESEIDAGRGATCSIVCTQPRRISAMAVSERVAAERGEKLGESVGYKVRLEGVKGRDTRLLFCTTGVLLRRLLIDPKLKGVTYVIVDEIHERGMNEDFLLIVLKELLPRRPELRLILMSATINAELFLSYFGKPPLLHIPGFTHPVRTHFLENILEVTGYRLTPYNQIDDYGQDKMWKMQKQALRKRKSQIATLVEDALETADFKKYSPRTHESLSCWNSDSIGFNLIENVLCHICRNERPGAVLVFMTGWDDINALKEQLHSHPLLGDPSKVLLLACHGSMASSEQRLIFDKPEGSIRKIVLATNMAETSITINDVVFVVDCGKAKETSYDALNNTPCLLPSWISKASARQRRGRAGRVQPGECYHLYPRCVYDAFAEYQLPELLRTPLQSLCLQIKTLRLGSASEFLSKALQPPELLSVQNAIEYLKIIGALDEKENLTMLGRHLSMLPVEPKLGKMLILGAMFNCLDPILTVVAGLSVRDPFLTPFDKKELAESAKLQFSAKDYSDHLALIRAYAGWKKADAEGTGYDYCWKNFLSAQTMRAMDSLRKQFLSLLKDAGLVGDGADFCNMWSCDEYLIRSVICAGLYPGVCSAVNKEKSISLKTMEDGHVLLYSNSVNGREQRIPYPWLVFNEKVKVNSVFLRDSTAVSDSILLLFGGNISRGGLDGHLKMXGGYLEFFMKPNLAEMYICIKRELDELIQKKLVTPKMDLRGYESLFAAVRLLVSEDLCQGRFVFGREILKPKTFGASLFQKPGCGPGGDNSKSQLQTLVVRAGYDAPTYQTKQLKNNQFRAIVEFSGMQFVGNPCQNKKLAEKDAASEALKWLTGSSSTSHEEIENMSLLLKKSKKQQQPRR, encoded by the exons ATGCGCTTCCCCTATCAATGCTACCGCCATTACCATTGGTCCAGAAACCGTTTCTCTCTTGTTGATCTCTTGGTCCACTATCCCCACCATTTCTCTTTCCCGCCGCCCCCGCCGTCGTCCAATATGAGGGACTATCCGCTTCGCCAGGATGCCCACTCCTCCTATGCCGCGCCCGCCGTCCCTCGTCTTCGTAGCGTCATCACTGCTCCCACCTTCTCCTCGTCGTCGTCCTCTTCCGCCAGCATACCCGCGCGCTCCTGGGATTTCGATTCCAAGGGGAGAGACAGCTATCTCATCCCCTCCAACCCCACTTTTCCTTCGCTGCACCCTAGCTCCAGCTATGGCCGTCTGGCCTTTGAGGAGGGTTCCGAGGAGGATTCCGACCGCGAGCCGGACTTTAACAAG GATTCATCATCGACTCTTGAGAACATTGATGACTGGAAGTGGAAACTGAATATGCTTATCCGCAACCATGATGAGCAAGAAGTAGTGTCCAGAGATAGAAAAGATAGGCGAGACTATGACCAGATAGCAGCCTTGGCTAACAGAATGGGTTTACACAG CCGGCAGTATTCAAGGATTGTGGTTGTCAGTAAATTTCCATTACCAAATTACAGGCCTGATCTCGATGATAAACGACCACAACGAGAG GTTATAATTCCTACCATTTTGCAAAGGAAGGTGGACAATCTACTGGATAATTTTTTTGCTCAAAAGCCTAGAAGTCTTTTGGGTTTGCCTGATGCTGCAGTTCCAAATTCGAATGGCCATATTAGCCCAGATGGAAGTGATGATGGTCTTTTTGATGAAAGTGAATCTCAGATGCCCACTAGTGCAATCTTGGAAAAAATTCTGAGGAGGAGGAGTCTTCAACTTCATGAACAACAACAAGCTTGGCAG GAATCTCCTGAGGGCCAGAAGATGCTTCAGTTTAGAAGAAGTCTTCCTGCATACAAGGAAAGAGATACTTTATTAAAAGCTATTATGCAGAATCAG GTTATCATTGTTTCTGGTGAAACTGGTTGTGGTAAGACTACACAACTTCCACAATACATTTTAGAGTCTGAGATAGATGCTGGCCGTGGAGCAACATGCAGCATTGTTTGTACCCAGCCGAGACGTATTTCTGCTATGGCTGTTTCTGAAAGGGTTGCTGCTGAGAGAGGCGAGAAGTTGGGTGAATCT GTTGGTTATAAGGTTCGTTTGGAGGGTGTCAAAGGGCGGGATACTCGTTTACTTTTCTGCACTACTGGTGTACTTTTAAGGAGATTACTTATTGACCCAAAACTCAAAGGTGTAACTTACGTTATTGTTGATGAAATCCATGAACGTGGGATGAACGAAG ATTTTCTGCTTATTGTCTTGAAAGAATTACTGCCCCGCAGACCTGAACTGCGGTTGATTTTGATGAGTGCAACTATCAATGCCGAACTTTTCTTGTCCTACTTTGGCAAGCCTCCACTGTTACATATCCCT GGATTCACTCATCCAGTTCGCACCCATTTTTTGGAGAACATTCTTGAAGTTACTGGGTACCGTTTGACCCCATATAATCAAATAGATGATTATGGACAAGATAAGATGTGGAAAATGCAAAAGCAAGCTCTTCGGAAAAGGAAGAGTCAAATAGCTACTCTTGTTGAG GATGCACTGGAGACCGCTGACTTCAAGAAATACAGTCCAAGAACCCACGAGTCCTTATCATGTTGGAATTCTGATTCTATAGGTTTTAACCTCATCGAAAATGTGCTGTGCCATATTTGTAGAAATGAAAGGCCTGGTGCTGTTCTGGTATTTATGACTGGATGGGATGACATTAATGCTCTCAAAGAGCAGCTTCATTCTCACCCTCTTCTGGGAGATCCCAGTAAAGTGCTATTGCTAGCATGCCATGGATCCATGGCTAGCTCGGAGCAG AGGTTAATTTTTGACAAACCAGAAGGTAGCATTAGAAAAATAGTTCTTGCTACTAATATGGCTGAGACCAGCATTACAATCAATGATGTGGTTTTTGTTGTCGACTGTGGGAAGGCAAAAGAGACATCTTATGATGCATTGAATAATACTCCATGTTTGCTTCCGTCTTGGATATCAAAGGCTTCTGCTCGTCAG AGGAGAGGTCGAGCTGGCCGGGTTCAGCCTGGAGAATGTTATCATCTTTATCCACGTTGTGTGTATGATGCTTTTGCGGAGTACCAGTTGCCAGAGCTGTTGAGGACACCGTTGCAGTCACTGTGCCTTCAAATTAAAACTCTACGGCTTGGTAGTGCTTCAGAGTTCCTTTCAAAGGCCCTACAGCCACCAGAACTGCTCTCG GTTCAAAATGCTATCGAGTACTTGAAAATCATTGGAGCTTTGGATGAGAAGGAAAATTTGACCATGCTTG GACGCCACTTATCAATGCTTCCAGTTGAACCTAAACTCGGGAAGATGCTCATTTTAGGGGCAATGTTCAACTGCTTAGATCCTATTTTGACTGTTGTAGCAGGCTTAAGTGTTCGAGATCCTTTTCTAACACCTTTTGATAAGAAGGAG CTTGCAGAGTCTGCAAAATTACAGTTTTCTGCGAAGGATTACAGTGATCATCTTGCACTTATCCGAGCATATGCTGGTTGGAAAAAAGCTGATGCAGAAGGTACTGGTTATGATTACTGCTGGAAGAACTTTCTTTCTGCCCAAACAATGAGAGCCATGGATTCTCTTCGGAAGcaattcctctctctcctcAAGGATGCAGGTCTTGTTGGTGATGGTGCTGATTTCTGCAATATGTGGAGTTGTGATGAATATCTCATTCGCTCCGTCATATGTGCTGGGCTATATCCTGGAGTTTGTTCTGCTGTG AACAAGGAAAAGTCGATTTCTCTGAAGACAATGGAGGATGGTCATGTCCTGCTTTACTCT AATTCAGTTAACGGCCGTGAACAGAGAATTCCTTACCCATGGCTCGTTTTCAATGAGAAAGTAAAAGTGAATTCAGTGTTCCTCCGAGATTCAACAGCAGTCTCTGATTCTATTCTTCTACTCTTTGGTGGAAACATTTCCCGAGGCGGACTT GATGGACATTTGAAAA CTGGGGGATACTTGGAGTTCTTCATGAAGCCGAACTTAGCAGAAATGTATATTTGCATCAAAAGGGAGCTTGATGAACTAATTCAGAAGAAA CTTGTGACTCCAAAAATGGACCTTCGTGGCTATGAGAGTCTCTTTGCTGCTGTGAGGTTACTGGTTTCTGAAGATTTATGTCAAGGTAGGTTTGTTTTTGGACGGGAGATTTTGAAGCCTAAAACATTTGGGGCTTCACTGTTCCAAAAGCCAGGTTGTGGTCCTGGGGGTGATAATTCAAAGAGCCAGTTGCAAACGCTGGTTGTAAGAGCAGGATACGATGCTCCAACTTATCAGACAAAGCAATTGAAAAACAACCAATTCAGAGCTATAGTTGAGTTTAGTGGCATGCAGTTTGTCGGAAATCCATGTCAGAACAAAAAACTTGCAGAGAAGGATGCGGCTAGTGAGGCATTGAAGTGGTTGACCGGCAGTTCATCCACAAGccatgaagaaattgaaaatatgtCCTTGCTATTGAAAAAGAGCAAGAAGCAGCAGCAACCGAGAAGATGA